The Bacteroidales bacterium genome includes the window CACTTGGCTCAGGCGATATTCAAATTAGCTTTTCTACTGACGGTGGAGAAACATTTGATGATCAATCTTTAACTATTTGGGATGATGCAACTAATGGTTTCCCTGGGCGCTACCCTGCTGGTGTCATTTACAACCCAAATGGATTAACCGATTTAGCTAGTATTTATGCTGTTGGTGCTGGTCCTACACTTGATCCTAATATACCACCATCTGGTGATTGGAATGGTGGATTTTTTGCTTCACAAACATTTACAGGCGAAAACTACAATTATTCCATGAGCTTGAGTACTGATCCCGGAGCAGAGAACAATTTTCTACCTCGCTATTATATGCAAGTTTCTGGTGAAAAAATATTCATATATGGAAATAATACAACAATTGACACAACATTAAAGGCATACACAGATGTTAAAACAGTTATTAACATTGGGACATGGAATGCCTCAACTAATTCTTTTGACTGGACATTAAGTGAGTTTTCTCCTGTTAATGATATGTTCAAAAAAGCAAATGGCGCTATTGAAGTACTTGGTATTTATCCTGCTATGGCTTTTGATGACGATGGCTTAACTGGATACTTAGTTTATACTGGTCGCGATAAAACTGCTGCAGATACATTAAGTTATATTCCAATGATATATAAAACAACTGATGGTGCACTAACTTGGACTAAAATTCCTTTTGATTGGGAAAATGCAAGTGGCTCTCTAGTAGCAGATATGGAAGAGGTTTCACCTGTTAAACGTCCATTATTTGGAGGTATAAAAGATGCTGTTGTTGACGGTTTAGGTCAACTTCATTTTGCAGCATTTGTAGAGCCTGCAGCTAAAGACCACCCTGACTCATTAGCTTATATAATGACATACACATATATAAAAGGATTCATGTATGATACATACCTAAAAAATAATGATCAAGACATAGTATCATTCATAATAGATTTTGTTAGAGCTGATGATAATGAGAAAAAAAACACACTAATAGATCCTAATACGGATGATTTTGTAACATGGGATGAAAGACTACAAATGGGAAAATCAATAGATGGAATGAGTATTGTTTTTAGTTGGTTAGATACTGATTCATCAAAAGTAGAACCAGGTGAAAAGAAGCCTATAAATAATCAGCCAAATGTTCATATTAAAATGCTTAATGTTGTAGAAGAATCCATAGGACCAACAATTAACGTTACAGGCGAAGAAGAAAATGATTTTAGAGATTTTTGCTATTGGATGTACCTAAGCAATGATCTTATAGAAAAACCAGGAGAAGTTTTATTTGTTCCTATAAGTATATCATCATTAAATACGGATAGTGATGGTCCAGTTGAACACTTTTTTATAAACAACACATACATAAATAAAAACACAGGGGAAATTATAAGTGGTATAAATGAAGAAAATTCAATAGTTTCAGAAACAACAAGCATTTATCCAAATCCAACTTCTGGCAATGTAAATATTTCATTTAATGACAATGCTAAAGGAAAATATAATATAAATGTTTTCAATGCAATTGGTAGCTTGGTTTATTCAGAAAGCATTGATGTAAACTCATCTGTTATTCGCA containing:
- a CDS encoding T9SS type A sorting domain-containing protein, which produces MKKTLLLSAAMLVSFGIMAQVSIKSSVLKADAKTTELKGIKKIEPRDVNKIYPVKKEGNYSPATPIKISGTKNPKASQYVQISSSANVFSVLLPEQNCLAANQDGNVISFAHRRSATLGSGDIQISFSTDGGETFDDQSLTIWDDATNGFPGRYPAGVIYNPNGLTDLASIYAVGAGPTLDPNIPPSGDWNGGFFASQTFTGENYNYSMSLSTDPGAENNFLPRYYMQVSGEKIFIYGNNTTIDTTLKAYTDVKTVINIGTWNASTNSFDWTLSEFSPVNDMFKKANGAIEVLGIYPAMAFDDDGLTGYLVYTGRDKTAADTLSYIPMIYKTTDGALTWTKIPFDWENASGSLVADMEEVSPVKRPLFGGIKDAVVDGLGQLHFAAFVEPAAKDHPDSLAYIMTYTYIKGFMYDTYLKNNDQDIVSFIIDFVRADDNEKKNTLIDPNTDDFVTWDERLQMGKSIDGMSIVFSWLDTDSSKVEPGEKKPINNQPNVHIKMLNVVEESIGPTINVTGEEENDFRDFCYWMYLSNDLIEKPGEVLFVPISISSLNTDSDGPVEHFFINNTYINKNTGEIISGINEENSIVSETTSIYPNPTSGNVNISFNDNAKGKYNINVFNAIGSLVYSESIDVNSSVIRTINLEEMPNGIYMVQISNDKSTNTQKIIKN